The following is a genomic window from Adhaeribacter radiodurans.
AGGAGTTATAATAAGTAGTATGATCAGTAGCTAAGTACAAAGATACCAGTTTGGCTATGGAGGGCCTTTTAGCGTTCCAGTGCTGCGGTAGCAGCAGGGCGCAACGGAGTGAGCCAAGGTTCGCTAAACCGCCCGAAACAGCCTAACGAGGCCTGCCGGCCATGAGGCAAACTTAGGCTTCGCAAATAAGATGGAACCTGTGCATGGAGCCTTGGAAAGGCTCCACAGAAAACGCTTACTAGCAAGCAAAAAGCTAATAATATACCTTATCCTATCTGATCTATTTCTTGGGCTACCCGGTTGGCGGAGCGTGTGGCGGCTTCCATGCCCCAGTTTAAGTTGTCAGCGTAGGCGCCGGCAAAATGGATGCGTCCGTGCGGGCGCATTACATGGGGCCATAATTTTTTCAAAGATCCCATGGCAAAATTAAGCCGTTCGCAGGTAAAAGCATATTTTTCGCTGGGCCAGTCTTTTACCAAGGCTTGCTCAATGGTATCTTGTTTGCCGGGGTATACTTCCCGGAAAGCAGCTACGGCGCGTTGGGGTGTTGTGCCGCCAGGACCCATGCCCATTAAGGCTACCCGATGCGTATCTATTTCCTCGGCTACTTGCCAGATGCCGCCAATTTCCGGATGGTTCAGTTCCATGTTAATGCTTAGATTATCTTTGAGCCAGAATTTAGAACTGGCCTGAAACACAAACCGGGCGTAGGAATCATAAGCAATATGGTCTAACACATATTGTTTTTCGGGAGGTAAGGCAGGAGTCATGGTTATTTTACTAAATGCAGGCAGGGGAATACAATTCGCCAGGAAATCGGCGGTTATTTCTTTTTCTTTCCCAAACTCCAGGTACTTAACCATAACTCCTTTTGGATCGTGCCGGATAGCGGTAATGGGAGAATTTAATTTTACCCGTTCTCCCAATTGTTTGGCAAAGGCATTCGGTAAACTTTGGTTTCCGTTTTGCAGCCGGAATACTTTCTTGGGATAAAGGGGTAAACCTCGCATTTGTAAGATTGCCTGGCGCCATAATTCAAACTGGGCCGAAGTTTCTTGTCCCCCTAAAAACTCCAGGGCTGCTTTAGAAGCACCTTCTTTGCGGAAAATATTGGCAATGGGAGTAGTGTCTAAATTATCGTAACCTACGCCAAAAGGTTGGTATTCATCCGTAAACTTTGTTAGGTAAGGTTTGGTGTATAGTAGATCTAATTCTGGCCAATCATTCTCGCTTAAATATTTAATTTCCCGGGCATTAAACCCAAACTTTTTCAAAACCGTAGGATCCCGCAGCATTTCTTCCGAATAAAACTGGCCTTTAATGCGTCTTAAAACATTTTCCCGCTTAGGATAAGGAAGTACCGTTAGGTTAAATTGTTTAGCGTAATTCCAGAACAACTCGTAACCGGGCTGGGTAATATTTTCGGCGCCAAAATCGGCGTACAACCCATCCGATAAGCCATCCCGCACGGTAAGTACGTGCCCCCCATGACGCGGTGAACCTTCCAGTACCGTTACCTCGTGTCCCCGTTTCATTAATTCGTACCCACAGCAAAGTCCGGCAATTCCGGCACCGGCCACAATTACTTTTTTTCCAGCCGGCTTAGTAGGAAACACTTGCGGTGTGGTTACGTTTTCCGGTTTACTCTGGCTGGATAATATATCCGGAGTTAATATAGAAGAACTAAGGCCTGCCACCATAGTGGATTTAAGAAAATCTCTTCGGTTAACCTGTTTCATGATTAAGTTGTTTAAAGACGGACTAAAAAGTAGATCAATTAAGGATTTTACCGCTACCGGATTGTAGGGATTGAGCTAGGTAAGGTACATTATAATTAGTATAATACCATTATATTTTAATATATTTTTCTCTGGTGAGTAAGGATGCTTTTTGTACTCCTCTAATATAAAATTTGCGCAAACGTTTGCGCAAGCCCTTGTACTTCCTTTTTACTATTATTTATTACTAAAAGCAAAAAAAATATATTGATTAAAATATTATTTTTTTGTATATTGAATAGTCAAGTTAAGTTTACCTTTTTCCCGGAATATAAATATTAAGAGTAAGGCTGCCTGGTAAATGCAGTCAATTTCGGGCTACAACAAAAAATAGCGGTTATACCAGTTCTAAAATATAGGAAGCGAGCTATTCAGTACCTGATTTAAGCGATTTATGTCGCCGAATTATTTCGCCCGTTAGAGCCGGTTTTCTTTACTATTCTGGCTATAAGAAGTTTTAAATTGAACAAACACTATTAGATAGCAAGTAAATATCTTCTGTTATACATACTAAGTTTTGTGGGTTGGTGGAGCAGGTTTGATAATTTATGTTCTCAGTTTAAAAAACCTATAGTAGGTACGAACTATAGTAGTAAAAATACTTTCACCGGATTTATTAAACTTTAGCTATGAAATACTCTACTCTTAAAATTGTATTATGTTTACTTTTACTAACTATTGTTATTCCGCTATATGCGCAGGATCAGGTAGTTAGAGGTAGGATTACCGATTCGGATAAGGGCGATGGGTTGCCTGGCGTTTCGGTTTTGGTGAAAGGTACTACCAATGGTACCTCTACCGATGTAAATGGCAATTTTCAGTTAACTGTTCCTGGTAATTCTGTCCGCCTGGTAGTTTCTTATGTAGGCTATGCCTCGCAGGAAATACCGGTAAATAATCAGGCTACCATAAACGTAGTATTAAAACCAGATATTAAAGCCTTGGAAGAGGTTGTAGTAGTAGGTTTTGGTACGCAGAAGAAAGCCGATTTAACCGGAGCAGTAGGGGGTATACGTGGGGAAGATGTGGGTATTACTTCTAAACCTATTTCCAGCCCCGACCAAATTCTGGCTGGTCGGGCATCCGGGGTAAGTATTTCTAACCGTAGCGGCGACCCAGGTGCGCCCATTAACGTTCGTATCCGGGGAATTGGTTCGCCGGGTGTTAACCAGCCTTTATGGGTAATTGATGGGGTGCCTATTGTACAAACCGAAAATATGACGGTAAATACAGGTTCTAACACCGAATCAAATCCGCTAGCAGGTATTAACCCAAGTGATATTGAATCCATTGACGTTTTAAAAGATGCTTCCGCGGCGGCCATTTACGGGGCCCGGGCAGCCAACGGGGTGATTATAGTTACTACTAAAAGAGGCAAAGATGGAAAAGCAAATTTTACGTACGATGGCTACGTTGGTAAAGGCTCTACGCAAAAAAGATTAGATGTGCTCAATGTTGAGCAGTACATTGATTTGCAGCAGGAATTAGGACGCGATTTCAGTCAGTTTCGGGGGCAACCTTTTGTAGATTGGCAAGA
Proteins encoded in this region:
- a CDS encoding flavin monoamine oxidase family protein, producing the protein MKQVNRRDFLKSTMVAGLSSSILTPDILSSQSKPENVTTPQVFPTKPAGKKVIVAGAGIAGLCCGYELMKRGHEVTVLEGSPRHGGHVLTVRDGLSDGLYADFGAENITQPGYELFWNYAKQFNLTVLPYPKRENVLRRIKGQFYSEEMLRDPTVLKKFGFNAREIKYLSENDWPELDLLYTKPYLTKFTDEYQPFGVGYDNLDTTPIANIFRKEGASKAALEFLGGQETSAQFELWRQAILQMRGLPLYPKKVFRLQNGNQSLPNAFAKQLGERVKLNSPITAIRHDPKGVMVKYLEFGKEKEITADFLANCIPLPAFSKITMTPALPPEKQYVLDHIAYDSYARFVFQASSKFWLKDNLSINMELNHPEIGGIWQVAEEIDTHRVALMGMGPGGTTPQRAVAAFREVYPGKQDTIEQALVKDWPSEKYAFTCERLNFAMGSLKKLWPHVMRPHGRIHFAGAYADNLNWGMEAATRSANRVAQEIDQIG